One Gouania willdenowi unplaced genomic scaffold, fGouWil2.1 scaffold_391_arrow_ctg1, whole genome shotgun sequence genomic region harbors:
- the LOC114460072 gene encoding uncharacterized protein LOC114460072, giving the protein MLICKYQPSSAKENIKTLDIWHGSKSLSKKINTAGQQKECTILQTWNKDICNHFWYCCKTADNPDQFFDMWTGLLHHVTGKHSWALGACHHGLLIENSEKELIKSHSVAHQKLSLIVLDGRWLKKVHKYLNFRSTAELESFHNHILMYASKRFSFSPPVYAARAMLAGLDYNYHIHRLPKKNNDGSIQYCGLFNKKSKKWSLYTVKEDKDYGYIPDLQSAILRKRLSAVGGLPRTITRRPDDPRQYGVLSGVPAPATQDLLQMQLSRGRGEPLPKQ; this is encoded by the exons ATGCTCATATGCAAATATCAGCCCTCTTCA GCAAAGGAAAATATAAAGACATTGGACATTTGGCATGGGTCAAAGAGCTTGAGCAAAAAAATTAATACG GCTGGGCAGCAAAAGGAGTGCACCATTCTGCAGACCTGGAACAAGGATATCTGTAACCACTTTTGGTATTGTTGCAAGACTGCAGATAACCCTGATCAATTTTTT GACATGTGGACTGGACTCCTCCACCATGTGACAGGAAAACATTCCTGGGCCTTGGGTGCCTGTCATCATGGCCTCTTGATTGAAAACAGTGAGAAGGAGTTGATCAAGAGCCATTCAGTTGCACACCAGAAACTGTCATTAATTGTTTTGGATGGACGCTGGCTGAAAAAAGTCCACAAATATTTAAACTTCAG GTCAACTGCAGAGCTGGAGTCCTTTCATAATCACATACTCATGTATGCAAGCAAGCGCTTCAGCTTCTCCCCACCAGTTTACGCAGCTCGAGCAATGCTGGCTGGCCTGGACTACAACTACCACATCCACAGACTACCAAAGAAGAACAATGATGGCTCCATTCA ATATTGCGggttgtttaataaaaaatccAAGAAGTGGAGCCTCTACACagtaaaagaagacaaagactATGGCTACATCCCAGACCTCCAGAGTGCAATCCTTAGGAAAAGGTTGTCTGCTGTGGGAGGGTTGCCACGGACCATAACAAGGAGGCCTGACGATCCCCGTCAATATGGGGTTCTGTCAGGTGTCCCTGCTCCAGCCACCCAGGACCTGTTGCAGATGCAACTGAGCAGAGGGCGAG GTGAACCACTGCCGAAACAATAA